TGAGGATGAAAACCCAAGATTCGACATGCCATGGCAGGTCGCTACATTAATTAAAGAATGGGCACAATACATTGTGCCCCTACATTTTATATTCTTTGGTAGGGGCTTGATTTGTTATGCCCGTCTTTTATTGTTCCAAACCCTTTAATGAAAAAATCATGGAAGCAGGCGAATCTGATTGCTTACAAAGAAGGATTATTCTTTTAATTTTATAGTCGGATCTCTCGATTATGCGTTTTTTAGCTTGGGTACAGCGGTGGCATCCATAACTACATTGCTTCCTTTGTTTGCCAGGAATCTTGGTGCAACCAATGTCGAAATCGGCTTAATACCTGCTCTTTATTATTTGGGACTTTCGATTCCTTCGCTTTTTAATGGTTTGTACTCTTCTCGAATCGATCGAAAACTGACCTTTATTTTAAAATTTACCCTGATGGAAAGGCTTCCCTATTTGGGAATTGCCCTGATTGCCTTTTTTTTAGTTGGCATAAACACAAGCTTCTCACTCACTCTTTTTTTTCTATTGTTGGCTGTTTCTTTTTGTGCCATGGGTATCATTACTCCAGTTTGGATGGAAATGGTTGGCAAGGTGATTGATCCTTTGCGAAAAGGAGCTTTTTTTGCCGTTGGGAATGGAGTTGGAGCTTTAATGGGAATTTGGGGTTCCCGTTTAGCCGAAAAATTTATTGTTAAATACCCATTTGCCAAAAATTTTGGGTATTGTTTTTTAGTTACTATAGGTGCCATGTTGATATCTTACATATTTTTGGCACTCACCAGGGAAGAAAAAGAAAAACTACTTAAAACTCCATCTCACTATATAAAATCACTTTTTAATATACTTAAAAAGGATCGAAATTTCAGAGGTTTTTCTGTGGCGAGGATTTTTTTAGCCATGGGAGTCATGGGTGGATCTTTTTATACCGTCCATACCCTGGAAAACCTTCACGTTACAGGAGCTATAGTTGCCAGATATAATGCGGTTTTTTTAGCTTCCCAGGCTTTGAGTAATTTTATTTGGGGACCATTGGGTGACCGGAAAGGCCACAAATTCGTTCTTCTTTTAGGGTGTATTTCTTTGCTGGCAAGCAATTTGGTGGCGATTACCGTGAAGAGTTCCACTGGTTTCTTTTTGGCTTTTGCCCTTTTTGGTATTTACTGGAGTGCAATTTGGGTGGGCGGGATCGCCATTATTATTGATTTTGGCAGCAAAGAACTCAAGAGTATGTATATCGGGCTGGGTTATTTTATTTCTACCTTCCCGTCTTTTTTTACCCCAATTATTGGTGGAAAAATTGCTGATTTCTACGGTTATCAAAAGGTTTTCTGGATTTCTTTGATCATTAACCTTATTGCTTTTGTTCTCTTGCTGGGGATTAAAGAACCCCGAGTTTTTAAAGAATCTGAATTGGATTGAACCTTCAAAGGTTTTCGTTTCTATAGAAAGAATTGACGATAATTTTGTTTTTCCATTTCCCAGTCCGAAAGTATCCGTAAGCCAGTAAAAATCCGGCTATAGGACCAATAGCAAAACCTATCCAGACCCCATTGATTCCTAATAAATGATTCATTGAAAGAATTTTTGCTACCGGGATTCGGATGACCCACAAGGAGAGAAGAGTGTTGATCATCGTCTGCATAGTATCCCCGGCTCCTCGAAGAAAACCATTATAAGCAAACATTGCTGAAAAGGGGATGTAAGTAAAAGCGATTATTCTCAGGTAGGAGACACCGATTCGAATAACCTCAGAATCAGTGGTGAAAATTCTCAACAAGGTATCGGCGAAAAGATAGACAAATATCGAAATAGGTATCGCAAAAAGAACTGAAATAGTAGCTCCCCAGCGTGCCACTTCTTTGGCTCGGGTAATATCTCTTGCTCCCAAATTTTGACCAGCCATTGATGAGATAGCCAAACTGAAAGTCATTGCCGGAAGAAAAGAAAAATTATCAGTTCTTCCAGCTGCGCCATAAGCAGCGACAACTTTATCGCCAAAGCCATTTACAAAAGCAGTCAGCACTAAGAAGCCAAGAGACACAAAGGTCTGTTGAGCTCCAGCAGGTAAACCGATTTTAAGCATAACTTTGATGAGTTCAATTTTTGGGGAAAGAAAATCCCGAGTAAAATGGAAAAGATTCATCCGATAAATATAAAAAATACCGAGGAGACCGGAGAAAGCCTGAGCAATAATGGTTGCTAAGGATGCGCCGGCAACTCCCATCTTAGGAAAAGGCGGGATTCCAATGATAAGAAATGGATCGAGTATGATATTAATAATGGTTGAATAAACCAGAAGAAGGAGAGGGGTTTTTGAATCACCTAAACCTCTTAATATTCCTCCAATGGTGTTGTAAAGAAAAACAAAAATTAATCCCCAAAAATATATATAGAGATAGGATGAAGCCAAAGGCAAGATGGTTTCTGGAGTTTGGATGATCTCTAATATGTCCTGGTGGAAAATAAGACCGATTACGGTCAGAATGGCACCAATGAGAGTGAAAAGCGTCAACGAAGTTCCAATGGTATTTTTCAGTTCAAGGTGTTTTTTTGCTCCTAAATATTGGGCAACCATAATATTGACAGCCATACCTAAACCAAGTACAAAGGCAATAATGACAAAAGCGACTGGATTACTTACTGAAACGGCACCTAATGCTTCAGGACCAAGAAAGCGTCCCACCCAAATGCTGTCAACAGTTGTATAAAGGGTTTGGAGAATATTTCCTAAGAGCATAGGGATTGAGAAGGTAATTAATTGTTTAGGGATATTCCCGGTGGTGAAATCAGTTTGATGACCTACTTTCATGAATAACCTCACTATCTGATGTAAAAGATACCTCATTTATTAATATTATGATGGGTATTGAGCCTATTTATTCTAATCGAGATTAAGTTGAAAAACCAGTGGAGTTTGGATATACTGCATTCAAAATTATTGGAATGAAAGAGATGAAAAGGGCAAATTTGTATATGTGTTTAAATGTTTTTTTAGAATTTGTTTTATTAAATCGTTTACAACCAAAAAAGTTGAGATTGACATAACCACTCTCATTATAGGGAAGAAAAAGTTAGATTCGGAGGACAAAAATGAACTCGAATAGTTTTTACATAACAACACCGATCTATTACGTCAATGATGTGCCTCATATTGGACATGCTTATACAACCTGTGCTGCTGATATTTTAGCTCGATATCATCGATTGTTAGGAGAAAAAGTCTTTTTCGTTACTGGAACCGACGAGCACGGGCAAAAAATTGAAAAAGCAGCAGCCGCACAAAATATTACCCCTCAAGCCTTGGTTGATCGAGTCATCCTCCGTTTTCAAGAGCTGTGGAAAAAGATGGAAATCTCCAATGATGATTTTATTCGAACCACTGAATCACGGCATTTAGAAACAGTAAAAGAATTATTTCTCACTCTTCAAAAAAAGGGAGATGTCTATAAGGGAGAGTATGAAGGTTGGTATTGTATTCCCTGCGAAACCTTTTGGCCAGAAAATCAGCTGGATGACCGTCTAGTTTGTCCCGATTGTGGACGTCCTCTTGAAAAGGTTCGCGAGGAGAGCTACTTTTTTGCTCTTTCGCGGTACGAAAAGCCACTTTTAGATTATTTTGAATCACACCCTGACTTTGTGATGCCGGAATCCCGTTATAATGAGATCGTTAGTTTTATTAAGAGTGGGTTAAAAGATCAGAGCATATCCCGGCTTGGTTTGAATTGGGGAATTCCCGTTCCTGGGGACGAAAAGCATGCCTTATATGTTTGGTTTGATGCTCTTATTAATTACTTAACTGTTGTTAGCTATGGCAGGAATTCCGAAAAATTTGATCTTTTTTGGCCGTCAGTCCATCATTTGGTAGGAAAGGATATTCTTCGTTTTCATTCGGTACTCTGGCCAGGGATGTTGTTAGCGGCAGGATTATCTTTACCAAAAAGAATATTTGCCCATGGCTGGTGGACTGTAGATGGCGAAAAGATGTCTAAATCTCGTGGAAATGTAGTCGATCCTCATCTTATGATTGAAAAATACGGGCTTGACCGCTTTCGTTATTTTATTATGAGGGAAGTTAGCTTTGGTCTCGATGGAGATTTTTCTGAAAAGAGTTTGGTGGAACGTACCAACTCTGATTTATCCGATAATTTTGGAAATCTCGTTCACCGAACCTTGAATATGGCCTGGAAATACTTTAACGGAAAAGTTCCTAAGCCCGATGATTCAACTGAACCAGAATGGAAAGAGCTCATGAAAGAAGTGTTAAAAAATCTGGCGTATTATATGGATAAGTTTGCTTTTGCCCAAGCTTTGGAGAGTATTTGGAAATTGGTTCATTATTGCAACCGCTATATCGAGAAAAAAGCACCTTGGGTTCTAAATAAAGATCAAGACAAAAGAAAAGAGTTAAATCAAGTCATGTATTTATTATTGGATAGTTGCCGGATATTGGCTCTCATGACTTATCCCTTTATACCTTCAACAGCTGTCCAATTGTGGGATCAGTTAGGCTTTAAAATTCCTCTCACTTCGATGACCTTAGACCAAGAGGTGATTTGGAATCAGAATCCAAGTCTTTTTGAATTGGAAAAACCGATTCCACTTTTCCC
This is a stretch of genomic DNA from Candidatus Atribacteria bacterium ADurb.Bin276. It encodes these proteins:
- the mepA_2 gene encoding Multidrug export protein MepA, whose translation is MKVGHQTDFTTGNIPKQLITFSIPMLLGNILQTLYTTVDSIWVGRFLGPEALGAVSVSNPVAFVIIAFVLGLGMAVNIMVAQYLGAKKHLELKNTIGTSLTLFTLIGAILTVIGLIFHQDILEIIQTPETILPLASSYLYIYFWGLIFVFLYNTIGGILRGLGDSKTPLLLLVYSTIINIILDPFLIIGIPPFPKMGVAGASLATIIAQAFSGLLGIFYIYRMNLFHFTRDFLSPKIELIKVMLKIGLPAGAQQTFVSLGFLVLTAFVNGFGDKVVAAYGAAGRTDNFSFLPAMTFSLAISSMAGQNLGARDITRAKEVARWGATISVLFAIPISIFVYLFADTLLRIFTTDSEVIRIGVSYLRIIAFTYIPFSAMFAYNGFLRGAGDTMQTMINTLLSLWVIRIPVAKILSMNHLLGINGVWIGFAIGPIAGFLLAYGYFRTGKWKNKIIVNSFYRNENL
- the metG_1 gene encoding Methionine--tRNA ligase; protein product: MNSNSFYITTPIYYVNDVPHIGHAYTTCAADILARYHRLLGEKVFFVTGTDEHGQKIEKAAAAQNITPQALVDRVILRFQELWKKMEISNDDFIRTTESRHLETVKELFLTLQKKGDVYKGEYEGWYCIPCETFWPENQLDDRLVCPDCGRPLEKVREESYFFALSRYEKPLLDYFESHPDFVMPESRYNEIVSFIKSGLKDQSISRLGLNWGIPVPGDEKHALYVWFDALINYLTVVSYGRNSEKFDLFWPSVHHLVGKDILRFHSVLWPGMLLAAGLSLPKRIFAHGWWTVDGEKMSKSRGNVVDPHLMIEKYGLDRFRYFIMREVSFGLDGDFSEKSLVERTNSDLSDNFGNLVHRTLNMAWKYFNGKVPKPDDSTEPEWKELMKEVLKNLAYYMDKFAFAQALESIWKLVHYCNRYIEKKAPWVLNKDQDKRKELNQVMYLLLDSCRILALMTYPFIPSTAVQLWDQLGFKIPLTSMTLDQEVIWNQNPSLFELEKPIPLFPRIL
- a CDS encoding bicyclomycin/multidrug efflux system — its product is MLTKKDYSFNFIVGSLDYAFFSLGTAVASITTLLPLFARNLGATNVEIGLIPALYYLGLSIPSLFNGLYSSRIDRKLTFILKFTLMERLPYLGIALIAFFLVGINTSFSLTLFFLLLAVSFCAMGIITPVWMEMVGKVIDPLRKGAFFAVGNGVGALMGIWGSRLAEKFIVKYPFAKNFGYCFLVTIGAMLISYIFLALTREEKEKLLKTPSHYIKSLFNILKKDRNFRGFSVARIFLAMGVMGGSFYTVHTLENLHVTGAIVARYNAVFLASQALSNFIWGPLGDRKGHKFVLLLGCISLLASNLVAITVKSSTGFFLAFALFGIYWSAIWVGGIAIIIDFGSKELKSMYIGLGYFISTFPSFFTPIIGGKIADFYGYQKVFWISLIINLIAFVLLLGIKEPRVFKESELD